In one window of Azoarcus olearius DNA:
- the tgt gene encoding tRNA guanosine(34) transglycosylase Tgt, with protein MQFELLSTSAGARRGRLTLAHGAVETPVFMPVGTYGTVKAMTPAMLSDVGAQICLGNTFHLWLRPGLDIVGAHGGLHRFMGWDKPILTDSGGFQVFSLGALRKISEEGVKFASPIDGARLFLTPEISMQIQTVLNSDVVMIFDECTPYPATRDEAAKSMRLSQRWARRSRDEFDRLENANALFGIVQGGMYEDLRDESLGALQDIGFHGFAIGGLSVGEPKDDMARILAHTAPRLPADKPRYLMGVGTPEDIVEGIANGIDMFDCVMPTRNARNGWLFTRYGDLKIKNAVHKADTRPLDPSCSCYTCRNFSRSYLHHLHRAGEILGSMLNTVHNLHYYQTLTAELRDAIAADRFADYVTRFRSERATGAH; from the coding sequence ATGCAATTTGAACTTCTCTCCACCAGCGCCGGCGCACGTCGCGGCCGCCTGACTCTGGCTCACGGAGCCGTCGAAACGCCGGTCTTCATGCCCGTCGGCACCTACGGCACCGTCAAGGCGATGACGCCCGCAATGCTGAGCGACGTCGGCGCGCAGATCTGTCTGGGCAACACCTTCCACCTCTGGCTGCGGCCCGGGCTCGACATCGTGGGCGCCCACGGCGGCCTGCACCGCTTCATGGGCTGGGACAAGCCCATCCTCACCGACTCCGGCGGCTTTCAGGTGTTCAGCCTCGGGGCGCTGCGCAAGATCAGCGAGGAAGGCGTCAAATTTGCCAGCCCGATCGACGGCGCCAGGCTCTTCCTGACGCCCGAAATCTCGATGCAGATCCAGACCGTGCTGAACTCGGACGTGGTCATGATCTTCGACGAATGCACGCCCTACCCCGCCACCCGCGACGAAGCAGCGAAGTCGATGCGGCTGTCGCAACGCTGGGCACGGCGCTCGCGCGACGAGTTCGACCGGCTGGAAAACGCCAACGCGCTGTTCGGTATCGTGCAGGGCGGCATGTACGAGGACCTGCGCGACGAATCGCTCGGCGCGCTGCAGGACATCGGCTTTCACGGCTTCGCCATCGGCGGACTGTCGGTCGGCGAACCGAAGGACGACATGGCCCGCATCCTCGCCCACACCGCACCGCGGCTGCCCGCCGACAAGCCGCGCTACCTGATGGGCGTCGGCACGCCCGAAGACATCGTCGAGGGCATCGCCAACGGGATCGACATGTTCGACTGCGTGATGCCCACGCGCAACGCACGCAACGGCTGGCTGTTTACCCGCTACGGCGACCTCAAGATCAAGAACGCGGTCCACAAGGCCGATACCCGCCCGCTCGACCCGTCCTGCAGTTGCTACACCTGCCGCAACTTCAGCCGCAGCTACCTGCATCACCTGCACCGCGCGGGCGAAATCCTCGGCAGCATGCTCAACACGGTGCACAACCTGCACTACTACCAGACGCTCACCGCGGAACTGCGCGATGCGATCGCCGCGGACCGCTTCGCCGACTATGTCACCCGTTTCCGCAGCGAGCGCGCCACCGGAGCGCACTGA
- a CDS encoding HDOD domain-containing protein — protein sequence MDEEKELQELVARGIRIPPQPRVLVELAERLRDGNYDARGLAALVASDPGIAAMLFKVARSGLFHTGRSPDSLEQVLVRLGLKQTVNLVRVVALTTAFPAERAAPLERFWVRAREIARFAAVVAEDRVSVCNIFPDQAYMAGIFLDCGVPVLMQRFPSYCQKLMENEGLDLPSLREEDQRYNVDHASIGYLVARHWGLPDFVAQAILHYGEVPREELGAVRSLVAILHMAIHCYHLLHGVHDAQWPRIGAEVVRELGIHPDELADYLADVRDSFEIAGA from the coding sequence ATGGATGAAGAGAAGGAACTGCAGGAGCTGGTCGCGCGCGGCATCCGCATTCCGCCGCAACCGCGGGTTCTGGTGGAGCTGGCGGAGCGCCTGCGGGATGGAAACTACGACGCGCGCGGGCTGGCGGCTTTGGTGGCAAGCGACCCCGGCATCGCAGCGATGTTGTTCAAGGTGGCGCGCAGCGGGCTGTTCCACACCGGCCGTTCGCCGGATTCCCTCGAGCAGGTGCTGGTGCGGCTGGGGCTCAAGCAGACGGTGAACCTGGTCCGGGTGGTCGCGCTCACCACCGCGTTTCCGGCGGAGCGGGCGGCGCCGCTGGAGCGCTTCTGGGTGCGGGCGCGCGAAATCGCCCGCTTTGCCGCGGTGGTTGCCGAGGATCGCGTCTCGGTGTGCAACATCTTCCCCGACCAGGCCTACATGGCGGGCATCTTCCTCGACTGCGGGGTGCCGGTGCTGATGCAGCGCTTTCCCAGCTATTGCCAGAAGCTGATGGAGAACGAAGGGCTCGATCTGCCCAGCCTGCGCGAGGAGGACCAGCGCTACAACGTGGACCACGCGAGCATCGGATACCTGGTCGCGCGTCACTGGGGGCTACCGGATTTCGTCGCCCAGGCCATCCTGCACTACGGCGAGGTGCCGCGCGAGGAGCTGGGCGCGGTGCGCAGCCTGGTCGCCATCCTGCACATGGCGATCCATTGCTACCACTTGCTGCACGGCGTCCATGACGCGCAGTGGCCGCGCATCGGCGCCGAGGTGGTGCGCGAACTCGGCATCCACCCGGACGAACTGGCCGATTATCTGGCCGACGTGCGCGACAGCTTCGAGATCGCCGGCGCGTGA
- a CDS encoding hemolysin family protein produces the protein MEVFILIALIILNGAFAMSEIALVTARRARLAKLAEEGDASAAVAIKLGEEPTRFLSTIQIGITSIGILNGIVGEAALAAPLAAWLQDLGLAQRPSEIGATVLVVMVITYISIVVGELVPKRVGQLNPEAIARLVAKPMNTLSIVSRPFVRLLSGSTAVLLRILGQRDESAPGVTEEEIHALLEEGSVAGIIEKNEHAMVRNVFRLDDRQIGSLMVPRSDIVWLDVTRPLESNLARMAESDHSRFPVCRGGLDDILGIISSKQLFNQTLKGGKADLTRHLETPVYVPESLTGMELLDQFRASSSRMVFVIDEYGEVQGMVTLQDVMEAVTGEFQPHRLEDAWAVQREDGSWLLDGLIPLPELKDRLELKSAPEEEKGRYHTLSGMIMWLLGRLPRTGDVTVWEQWRLEVVDLDGKRIDKILATRIPNPEAGAPPQPATDTPEAP, from the coding sequence ATGGAAGTCTTCATCCTCATCGCGCTGATCATTCTCAACGGCGCGTTCGCGATGTCCGAAATCGCCCTCGTCACCGCGCGTCGCGCCCGTCTTGCCAAGCTGGCCGAAGAGGGCGACGCCTCGGCCGCAGTGGCGATCAAGCTCGGAGAAGAGCCCACCCGTTTCCTCTCTACGATCCAGATCGGCATCACCTCGATCGGCATCCTCAACGGCATCGTCGGCGAGGCCGCCCTCGCCGCCCCGCTGGCCGCCTGGCTGCAGGACCTGGGTCTGGCCCAGCGCCCCAGCGAGATCGGCGCCACGGTGCTGGTCGTGATGGTCATCACCTACATTTCGATCGTGGTGGGCGAACTGGTGCCCAAGCGCGTGGGGCAGCTTAACCCGGAGGCGATCGCGCGCCTGGTGGCCAAGCCGATGAACACCCTGTCCATCGTCTCGCGCCCCTTCGTCCGCCTGCTGTCGGGATCGACTGCGGTGCTGCTCCGCATCCTCGGCCAGCGCGACGAAAGCGCGCCGGGCGTGACCGAGGAAGAAATCCACGCGCTGCTCGAAGAGGGTTCGGTGGCCGGCATCATCGAGAAGAACGAGCACGCGATGGTGCGCAACGTGTTCCGCCTCGACGACCGCCAGATCGGTTCGCTGATGGTGCCGCGTTCGGATATCGTCTGGCTCGACGTGACCCGTCCGCTGGAATCCAACCTCGCCCGCATGGCCGAATCGGATCACTCCCGCTTCCCGGTCTGCCGCGGCGGCCTCGACGACATCCTCGGCATCATTTCGTCAAAGCAGCTCTTCAACCAGACGCTCAAGGGCGGCAAGGCGGATCTGACCCGCCATCTGGAGACGCCGGTCTATGTGCCCGAGTCGCTGACCGGCATGGAACTGCTGGACCAGTTCCGCGCCTCCAGTTCGCGCATGGTGTTCGTCATCGACGAATACGGCGAAGTGCAAGGCATGGTGACGCTGCAGGACGTGATGGAAGCCGTCACCGGGGAGTTCCAGCCGCACCGTCTGGAGGACGCCTGGGCGGTTCAGCGCGAAGACGGCTCATGGCTGCTCGACGGCCTGATTCCGCTGCCCGAGCTGAAGGATCGCCTTGAGCTGAAGAGCGCTCCGGAAGAGGAGAAGGGGCGCTATCACACGCTGAGCGGCATGATCATGTGGCTGCTCGGGCGCTTGCCCCGCACGGGGGACGTCACCGTATGGGAACAGTGGCGGCTGGAGGTGGTTGACCTCGATGGCAAGCGCATCGACAAGATCCTCGCCACCCGGATTCCGAACCCCGAAGCGGGCGCGCCGCCGCAACCGGCAACGGACACGCCCGAAGCGCCGTAA
- a CDS encoding HPF/RaiA family ribosome-associated protein — MRIDLRCDGVEAAPGLQEYVTRRMSFAIGRFRDHIQWARIKLADVNGPRGGADKRCVVQLRLRNLPDVVFAITQLDVRAAVDEAADRVGRVLAQRLRRQRNPRAALAISQAPA; from the coding sequence ATGCGAATCGATCTGCGTTGTGACGGTGTGGAGGCGGCGCCGGGCCTTCAGGAGTATGTGACCCGACGGATGAGTTTCGCGATCGGGCGTTTTCGCGACCACATCCAGTGGGCACGCATCAAGCTGGCCGATGTGAACGGCCCGCGCGGCGGGGCAGACAAACGGTGCGTGGTCCAGCTGCGCCTGCGTAACCTGCCCGACGTGGTGTTCGCCATCACCCAGCTCGACGTTCGTGCTGCGGTAGATGAGGCGGCCGACCGGGTGGGTCGGGTGCTGGCGCAACGCTTGAGACGGCAGCGAAACCCGCGCGCTGCCCTGGCAATTTCGCAGGCGCCGGCCTGA
- the nhaR gene encoding transcriptional activator NhaR, producing the protein MLNYKQLHHFWTVARAGGVVRASERSGLAPQTLSGQIATLEASLGVTLFRRQGRGLALTETGRMVLDYAEEIFRLGAELEDALSSRAAGRAVPFRVGVADVVPKAIAYVLLAPSMHLPEPMRIVCRENKLDQLLGELATHKLDVVLADSPLPPNMDVRGYSHKLGESPLGFFATPALAATLQGPFPACLDRAPLLVPGTEAAVRGPLLRWLETHKVRPRIVGEFDDAALMRAFGEAGAGVFPSAMLIHDEVCRQHGVSCLGTANEVTESFYAISVERRLTHPATRAISSASPLAGEGTTTEG; encoded by the coding sequence GTGCTGAACTACAAGCAGCTTCACCACTTCTGGACCGTCGCCCGCGCGGGCGGCGTCGTGCGGGCCAGCGAGCGCTCCGGACTTGCACCGCAAACCCTGTCCGGGCAGATCGCGACGCTGGAAGCCTCGCTCGGCGTGACGCTGTTCCGTCGCCAGGGGCGGGGGCTCGCCCTCACCGAAACCGGGCGCATGGTACTCGATTATGCCGAAGAGATTTTCCGCCTGGGCGCCGAACTGGAGGACGCGCTGAGCAGCCGAGCGGCCGGGAGAGCGGTGCCGTTCCGTGTCGGCGTCGCGGACGTGGTGCCGAAGGCGATCGCCTATGTGCTGCTCGCACCGTCGATGCATCTGCCGGAGCCAATGCGCATCGTCTGCCGAGAAAACAAGCTCGATCAGTTGCTGGGCGAACTCGCCACCCACAAACTCGACGTCGTACTGGCCGACAGCCCTCTGCCACCCAACATGGACGTACGGGGGTACAGCCACAAGCTGGGCGAATCTCCGCTCGGTTTCTTCGCCACCCCGGCGCTTGCCGCGACGCTGCAGGGTCCGTTTCCTGCCTGCCTCGACCGCGCACCGCTGCTGGTGCCGGGCACGGAAGCCGCGGTGCGAGGTCCGCTGCTGCGCTGGCTGGAGACGCACAAGGTGCGCCCGCGCATCGTCGGCGAATTCGACGACGCGGCGCTGATGCGTGCTTTCGGAGAAGCGGGCGCGGGCGTTTTTCCCAGCGCGATGCTGATCCACGACGAGGTGTGTCGCCAGCACGGCGTGAGTTGCCTGGGAACCGCCAATGAAGTCACCGAGTCCTTCTACGCCATCTCGGTGGAGCGGCGCCTGACGCACCCCGCGACGCGCGCGATCAGCAGCGCATCGCCGCTGGCCGGAGAAGGCACCACAACGGAGGGCTAG
- a CDS encoding Bax inhibitor-1/YccA family protein, whose protein sequence is MENRVTALGRSEASTLSTNKVIRNTYMLLSMTLAFSALTAGVSLSLGLPHPGILITLVGYFGLLFLTTKFRNSGLGVLFVFALTGFMGYTLGPILSYYLALPNGSQVVMQAMGGTAAIFLGLSAYALTTRKDFSFMGGFLMVGILVAFLAGLGAVFFEMPGLSLAVSAMFVLLMSGLILFETSNIIHGGETNYVMATVSLYVSIYNLFTSLLHLLGFASND, encoded by the coding sequence ATGGAAAACCGTGTAACTGCCCTTGGCCGGTCGGAAGCCTCGACGCTGTCGACCAACAAGGTCATCCGCAACACCTACATGCTGCTGTCGATGACGCTCGCGTTCTCGGCGCTCACCGCGGGTGTGTCCCTTTCGCTGGGATTGCCGCACCCGGGCATCCTGATCACGCTGGTGGGTTATTTCGGGCTGCTGTTCCTGACCACCAAGTTCCGTAACAGCGGTCTGGGCGTGCTGTTCGTGTTCGCGCTGACGGGCTTCATGGGCTATACACTCGGCCCGATCCTGTCGTACTACCTGGCGCTGCCCAACGGTAGTCAGGTGGTGATGCAGGCCATGGGCGGTACCGCAGCGATCTTCCTCGGCCTGTCGGCTTACGCCCTGACGACCCGGAAGGACTTTTCCTTCATGGGCGGCTTCCTGATGGTAGGCATCCTGGTTGCCTTCCTGGCGGGCCTGGGCGCGGTGTTCTTCGAAATGCCGGGCCTGTCGCTGGCAGTGTCGGCGATGTTCGTGCTGCTCATGTCGGGCCTGATCCTGTTCGAGACGAGCAACATCATCCACGGTGGCGAAACGAACTACGTGATGGCTACGGTGTCGCTGTACGTGTCGATCTACAACCTCTTCACGAGCCTGCTCCACCTGCTGGGTTTCGCCAGCAACGACTGA
- the yajC gene encoding preprotein translocase subunit YajC, giving the protein MLISNAYAQAAASQDPTGGLMGMLPLILMFVVLYFLMIRPQMKRAKEHKSMVEALAKGDEVVTQGGIAGRVAEIGENFIHLEVADKTNIVVQKQAVATVLPKGTLKTL; this is encoded by the coding sequence GTGCTGATTTCCAACGCATACGCACAGGCCGCGGCCTCGCAGGACCCCACTGGCGGCCTCATGGGCATGCTGCCGCTGATCCTGATGTTCGTGGTGCTCTACTTCCTGATGATCCGGCCGCAGATGAAGCGCGCGAAGGAACACAAGTCGATGGTGGAAGCGCTCGCCAAAGGCGACGAAGTGGTCACCCAGGGCGGCATCGCCGGCCGTGTGGCCGAGATCGGCGAGAACTTCATCCACCTCGAAGTCGCCGACAAGACCAACATCGTGGTCCAGAAGCAGGCCGTCGCTACCGTGCTGCCGAAGGGCACGCTGAAGACCCTCTGA
- a CDS encoding acetyl-CoA carboxylase carboxyltransferase subunit alpha gives MKTTFLDFEQPIAELEEKIEQLRFVQDDSAVDISEEIARLEVKSQALTKDLYAKLTPWQIAQVARHPQRPYTLDYVQHIFTDFEELHGDRAYADDKAIVGGLARFNGQSCVIIGHQKGRDTKEKIARNFGMPRPEGYRKAMRLMKLAEKFGLPVFTFVDTPGAYPGIGAEERGQSEAIGHNLYVMAELKVPLICTVIGEGGSGGALAIAVGDQVMMMQYSTYSVISPEGCASILWKSAEKASEAAETMGITAARLKSLGLVDKVVNEPVGGAHRDHRAAAQSLKRALAEALRQVDTLSPSELVEQRMEKLMGYGRFKEIAA, from the coding sequence ATGAAGACCACCTTTCTGGATTTCGAACAACCGATTGCCGAGCTCGAGGAAAAGATCGAGCAACTGCGTTTCGTGCAGGACGACTCCGCGGTCGATATCTCTGAAGAAATCGCACGCCTCGAGGTCAAGAGCCAGGCGCTGACGAAGGATCTGTACGCCAAGCTGACCCCGTGGCAGATCGCCCAGGTCGCCCGCCATCCGCAGCGCCCCTACACGCTGGATTACGTGCAGCACATCTTCACCGACTTCGAGGAACTGCACGGTGACCGCGCCTACGCCGACGACAAGGCGATCGTCGGTGGCCTCGCCCGCTTCAACGGCCAGAGCTGCGTGATCATCGGCCACCAGAAGGGGCGCGATACGAAGGAAAAGATCGCGCGCAACTTCGGCATGCCGCGTCCCGAGGGCTACCGCAAGGCGATGCGGCTGATGAAGCTCGCCGAGAAGTTCGGCCTGCCGGTCTTTACCTTCGTGGATACGCCCGGCGCCTATCCCGGCATCGGCGCCGAGGAGCGCGGGCAGTCTGAAGCGATCGGTCATAACCTGTACGTGATGGCCGAACTGAAAGTGCCGCTGATCTGCACGGTGATCGGCGAGGGTGGCTCCGGCGGCGCGCTGGCGATCGCGGTGGGCGACCAGGTGATGATGATGCAGTACTCCACCTACTCGGTGATTTCGCCCGAGGGCTGTGCCTCCATCCTGTGGAAGAGTGCCGAAAAGGCCTCCGAGGCGGCCGAAACGATGGGTATCACTGCCGCCCGGCTCAAGTCGCTCGGCCTGGTCGACAAGGTGGTCAACGAACCGGTCGGCGGTGCTCACCGCGACCATCGCGCCGCAGCGCAATCTCTCAAGCGGGCCTTGGCCGAAGCCCTGCGCCAGGTCGACACGCTGTCGCCGTCGGAACTCGTCGAGCAGCGGATGGAAAAGCTGATGGGTTACGGCCGCTTCAAGGAAATCGCCGCCTGA
- the ybaL gene encoding YbaL family putative K(+) efflux transporter, producing MPHDVSLIATLAVGFGLALLLGFIADRLRLPALVGYLLAGILIGPATPGFVADVGIAGQLAEIGVMLLMFGVGLHFSLEDLLAVRRIALPGAVVQMAVATLLGMGMAALWGWNLGAGLIFGLSLSVASTVVLLKALETRGILETVNGRIAVGWLVVEDLAMVVVLVLLPPLAGLLGGAAEVEPSQPLWRTVGLTLLQVGAFVALMLLVGRRVLPWLLWQVAGSGSRELFTLGVIAAAVSIAFGAAQLFGVSFALGAFFAGMVMRESEFSHRAAQESLPLRDAFAVLFFVSVGMLFDPSVLVEYPLHVLGVVAVIIVGKSIAAAALVIAFRYPLNTALTVAASLAQIGEFSFILAGLGMALGLLPAAGQSLILAGALISIAANPFVFATVRPAGKWMLDNWSVARRLALRADPLTELPMSTERDFLEGQVVLVGYGRVGRRIAEALQARDIPYVVAEQNRERVDQLRKSGVAAVFGDAADPAVLIQAHIAHAAMLVVATPKTIDVRKMAETARTLNPGIEIILRTHSEDDAELLVRENIGRVFFGEEELAKGMAGHVVARFAPAPATHRPAQHA from the coding sequence ATGCCCCATGACGTCTCGCTGATCGCAACCCTCGCCGTTGGTTTCGGCCTTGCGCTGTTGCTCGGCTTCATTGCCGACCGCCTGCGCCTGCCCGCCCTTGTCGGATACCTGCTTGCAGGCATCCTGATCGGTCCGGCCACTCCGGGTTTCGTCGCCGACGTTGGGATCGCGGGGCAACTTGCCGAGATTGGCGTGATGTTGCTGATGTTCGGCGTCGGCTTGCATTTTTCGCTGGAAGATCTGCTCGCGGTCCGCCGCATTGCGCTGCCCGGAGCGGTGGTCCAGATGGCGGTGGCAACGCTGCTCGGGATGGGAATGGCCGCCTTGTGGGGCTGGAATCTGGGGGCGGGGCTGATATTCGGACTCTCGCTTTCCGTGGCCAGCACCGTCGTTTTGTTGAAGGCGTTGGAGACGCGGGGCATCCTCGAGACCGTGAATGGCCGCATCGCGGTAGGTTGGCTAGTGGTTGAAGACCTCGCGATGGTCGTGGTGCTGGTGCTGCTGCCACCCCTCGCCGGTTTGCTCGGCGGTGCCGCCGAAGTCGAGCCCTCGCAGCCGCTGTGGCGCACCGTGGGACTGACCCTGCTGCAGGTTGGCGCTTTCGTGGCCTTGATGCTGCTTGTCGGCCGGCGCGTGTTGCCCTGGTTGCTGTGGCAGGTGGCCGGTAGCGGGTCGCGCGAACTGTTCACGCTGGGCGTGATTGCCGCTGCGGTCAGCATTGCGTTCGGCGCGGCGCAGCTCTTCGGCGTGTCCTTTGCGCTCGGTGCCTTCTTCGCCGGCATGGTGATGCGCGAATCGGAATTCAGCCACCGCGCGGCGCAGGAGTCGCTGCCGTTGCGGGACGCCTTTGCCGTGCTGTTCTTCGTTTCGGTCGGGATGCTGTTCGATCCCAGCGTGCTCGTCGAGTATCCGCTGCACGTGCTGGGCGTGGTCGCCGTGATCATCGTAGGCAAGTCGATCGCCGCCGCTGCGCTCGTGATCGCCTTCCGCTATCCGCTTAACACCGCGCTCACGGTTGCCGCCAGCCTTGCCCAGATCGGCGAGTTCTCCTTCATCCTGGCCGGCCTTGGCATGGCGCTTGGGCTGTTGCCCGCCGCCGGGCAGAGCCTGATCCTGGCGGGGGCCTTGATCTCGATCGCAGCCAATCCCTTCGTGTTCGCCACCGTGCGGCCGGCCGGAAAGTGGATGCTCGACAACTGGAGCGTGGCGCGGCGGCTTGCGCTTCGCGCCGACCCGCTGACGGAATTGCCGATGAGCACCGAGCGGGATTTTCTGGAAGGGCAGGTGGTACTGGTCGGCTACGGGCGGGTTGGTCGCCGCATTGCCGAGGCCTTGCAGGCGCGAGACATCCCCTACGTGGTGGCGGAGCAGAACCGCGAGCGGGTAGACCAGTTGCGCAAGAGCGGTGTTGCCGCCGTGTTCGGAGATGCCGCCGACCCCGCGGTGTTGATCCAGGCGCACATTGCACATGCGGCGATGCTGGTCGTTGCCACGCCGAAGACGATCGACGTGCGCAAGATGGCAGAGACCGCCCGGACCCTGAACCCCGGCATCGAGATCATCCTGCGCACGCACAGCGAAGACGACGCCGAACTGCTGGTGCGGGAGAACATCGGCCGCGTCTTTTTTGGGGAAGAGGAACTCGCCAAAGGCATGGCCGGCCACGTGGTGGCGCGGTTTGCGCCTGCGCCGGCCACGCATCGGCCGGCGCAGCACGCCTGA
- the queA gene encoding tRNA preQ1(34) S-adenosylmethionine ribosyltransferase-isomerase QueA, translated as MTLSLQDFDYDLPPDLIAQAPLAERSASRLLVVDGDALADRRFVDLPDFIRPRDLLVFNDTRVLHARLFGVKATGGQVEVLVERPIGAHEALAQIRASKSPKPGSTLRLADAVDVTVLGRSGEFFHLRFPDDENVVDVLERYGKLPLPPYIQRAAGDADEARYQTVFARAPGSVAAPTAGLHFDDAVLDRLRARGAGCAWVTLHVGAGTFQPVRVDDLAQHRMHSERYVIPQETVEAIARTRANGGRVVAVGTTSMRALEAAAQAGPLAAGSGETDIFILPGFRFRVADMLVTNFHLPKSTLLMLVSAFSGTDVIRRAYAHAVASRYRFFSYGDAMLLTRNDHAI; from the coding sequence ATGACGCTTTCGCTTCAAGATTTCGACTACGACCTGCCGCCGGACCTGATCGCGCAGGCGCCGCTGGCTGAACGCAGCGCCAGCCGCCTGCTGGTGGTGGATGGCGACGCCCTCGCCGACCGCCGCTTCGTCGACCTGCCGGACTTCATCCGGCCGAGGGATCTCCTCGTGTTCAACGACACGCGGGTGCTGCATGCACGCCTGTTCGGCGTCAAGGCGACCGGCGGCCAGGTCGAAGTGCTGGTCGAGCGCCCGATCGGTGCCCACGAGGCGCTGGCCCAGATCCGCGCCAGCAAGTCCCCCAAGCCCGGCAGCACGCTGCGGCTTGCGGATGCGGTGGACGTGACCGTGCTCGGCCGCAGTGGCGAGTTCTTTCATCTGCGCTTTCCCGACGACGAGAACGTCGTGGACGTGCTGGAACGCTACGGGAAGCTGCCGCTGCCGCCTTACATCCAGCGCGCCGCGGGCGACGCCGACGAGGCGCGCTACCAGACGGTGTTTGCCCGCGCGCCCGGATCGGTCGCCGCGCCCACCGCGGGGCTGCATTTCGACGACGCGGTCCTCGACCGACTGCGCGCGCGCGGTGCCGGCTGTGCCTGGGTCACCCTGCATGTCGGCGCCGGCACCTTCCAGCCGGTGCGCGTGGACGATCTCGCCCAGCATCGCATGCACAGCGAGCGCTACGTCATTCCGCAGGAAACCGTGGAAGCGATTGCGCGGACGCGGGCGAACGGCGGCCGTGTCGTCGCGGTCGGAACGACCAGCATGCGGGCGCTGGAAGCCGCCGCCCAGGCCGGCCCGCTTGCCGCCGGCAGTGGCGAGACCGACATTTTCATCCTGCCGGGCTTCCGCTTCCGGGTGGCAGACATGCTGGTCACCAACTTCCACCTGCCGAAGTCCACGCTGCTGATGCTCGTGTCCGCCTTTTCCGGCACCGACGTCATCCGCCGCGCCTATGCCCACGCGGTGGCGTCGCGCTACCGCTTCTTCAGCTATGGCGACGCCATGCTCCTCACGCGCAACGATCATGCAATTTGA
- a CDS encoding TerC family protein: MESIGTWWMWAGFAFIVVAMLLVDLVVFKSGHQHRVSLREAAAWSLAWVTVALIFNAGLWWYLDATAGRAVANDKALSFLVGYLVEKSLAVDNVFVWMMIFSFFAVPLELQRRVLLYGIVGAVVMRTGMIFGGSWLITQFHWVLYIFGAFLVVTGVKMAWVTEHQPDLARNPLVRWIRNHYPVTEQLEGERFFVVRQGVRHATPLLLALVLVEVSDVIFAVDSIPAIFAITTDPFIVLTSNLFAILGLRAMYFLLADLGNRFSLLRYGLALILVFIGTKMLIVEWIKIPVAVSLGVVATILAVTVWLSMRRAAQAEGGAA, encoded by the coding sequence ATGGAATCAATCGGTACGTGGTGGATGTGGGCGGGCTTTGCCTTCATCGTGGTGGCAATGCTGCTGGTGGACCTGGTGGTCTTCAAGAGCGGGCATCAGCATCGGGTGTCGCTGCGCGAGGCTGCTGCATGGTCGCTCGCGTGGGTGACCGTCGCGCTGATCTTCAATGCCGGACTGTGGTGGTATCTGGACGCCACCGCTGGCCGGGCGGTGGCCAACGACAAGGCGTTGTCTTTCCTGGTGGGCTACCTGGTCGAGAAGTCGCTGGCGGTCGACAACGTCTTCGTCTGGATGATGATCTTCAGCTTCTTCGCGGTGCCGTTGGAGTTGCAGCGGCGGGTGTTGCTGTACGGCATCGTGGGCGCAGTCGTGATGCGGACCGGCATGATCTTCGGGGGCAGCTGGCTGATCACGCAGTTCCACTGGGTGCTGTACATCTTCGGCGCCTTCCTGGTTGTCACCGGCGTGAAGATGGCCTGGGTCACGGAGCATCAACCCGACCTCGCACGCAATCCGCTGGTGCGCTGGATCCGCAATCATTACCCGGTCACCGAGCAACTCGAGGGTGAGCGCTTCTTCGTCGTCCGCCAGGGTGTGCGCCATGCCACGCCGCTGTTGCTGGCGCTGGTGCTGGTGGAGGTCTCGGACGTGATCTTCGCGGTGGACAGCATTCCCGCCATCTTCGCGATCACAACCGACCCCTTCATCGTGCTGACGTCGAACCTGTTCGCCATCCTCGGCTTGCGCGCGATGTACTTCCTGCTGGCCGACCTGGGTAACCGCTTCTCGCTGCTGCGGTACGGGCTGGCACTGATTCTGGTGTTCATCGGCACCAAGATGCTGATCGTCGAGTGGATCAAGATCCCCGTCGCGGTCTCGCTCGGCGTCGTTGCCACCATCCTCGCGGTGACCGTGTGGCTCAGCATGCGGCGCGCGGCGCAGGCGGAGGGTGGGGCCGCCTGA